Genomic segment of Longimicrobiales bacterium:
TGTCTGCACCGGGACGTCAGCGGACTCGTCGGGTGCGGCAGGCTCGTCGCCTGCGCCACCGGCGTCGAGGTCGCGCTCTTCGATCGCCGTTTCCGGCCGGCGCGGCGCGAAGAACCGGACTGCGGTCACGCTGCTGGCGACGAATGCGAGCCATGCCAGACCGGCCAGGAAGCCGGCAATCACGTCGGACGGGTAGTGCACGCCGAGATACATGCGACTGACCCCGATCGCCACGATCGTGACGCTCGCGATGAACCATGTCACGTGCCGCAGGCGCCGCGTCGGGCTCAGACGGCCCACCAGATAGGCTACCGTCCCGTACCCGATGAATGCGCCCATGGCGTGGCCGGACGGGAACGACGGTGACGTCACCTCATAGAACCATTCCACAACGCTCGGCCGGTTTCTGTCGAACGCGGATTTGAGCACGGTGTTCAGTATTTTGCCACCGATCATCCCGACGATCAGGATATAGACCGACCAGTGGTGCTTCGTGATCCACAGGAAGACGGATGCGATCACCGCGATCATGATGAGAACGACGCCATCACCGAGCGTCGTGATGTCGAACATGATTTCATCGAGCAGCGGCGAGCGGTGCGCGGCGAACCACTGGAGCACGCGCTCGTCCACGGTCTGCGTGCCGCCGCCATGCACGATACCGGCGAGCAGGCCGAACACGGCCGCCGCGGCGATGGACAGCGCGAGGCCTGCCGTGAGGAAGGCGGCGAGGGCGCCCCAGAAGCCGCGGACATGGCGCGCAATGAAGCGGAGGATAGTATACAGCGCATTGCGCGGCGCGCTGGACGCGCCGCGAGTCGAATGGCGACGCTCGCCACCGGATGGATCGCGAGAAACCATGGGGCTGGCGGGGCGCATGGAATGTGCCGGAAGCGCGTGAGATGATCGAGCTGAGAGAAGTCACGAAACGATACGGCCGCAGGGGCGCGGCGCCCGAGGCGGTGCGTGCGCTTTCCCTGACATTTTCGCCGGGAACGGTCTGGGCGGTGGTGGGGCCGAACGGCGCGGGCAAGAGTACGCTGCTCTCGCTGCTGCTCGGATTCATCCGCCCGACCGAGGGTGCTATCACCATCGCGGGCGAAACGCCTCGTGATTACCTGAGAGAGCACGGCGCCGGCTACCTGCCGGAGCGATTCAGCCTCCCCGCCCGGTGGCGGGCGGGTGAAGCACTGCGGATGTTCTCACGACTGGAGCGCGTACCGGCGGCCGATGCGGAGCGCACCGTCGAGCTGCTCGGTCTCGCGCCGCATCTCGACAAGCGTGCCGGTGAGCTGTCGCGCGGCCTGCTCCAGCGTGTGGGCCTGGCTCAGGCGCTTCTCGCCCGGCGCTCGCTCATCGTCCTGGACGAGCCTACCGAGGGACTCGATCCCGTATGGCGCGTACGACTGCGCGACATCGTGGCTGAGCTACGCGCCGAAAGCCGGACCATGGTGATCGCGAGCCATGACCTGTCGGAGATCGAGCGCATCGCCGACCGTGCGCTCGTGCTCGACAGCGGAGCAGTTCGCGACCTGCTTGATGTGCGCGGCCCTGACATCACCGCGGAATACCGACTGCGATTGGACGCCCCATGCGCCGCGGTCGCGGAAGCCTTTCCCGGCGCGGATCAGCTCAACGACCGCGAGTACCTTGTGCACGTGACGGGCGCTGCGGAGCTGAGTCAGCGACTGGGCGGTCTCATCGCTCTCGGCGCTGTCATCGCCGCCGTCGAGCCGGTCCGGCGGGACCTCGAGGAACGGGTGCGCACGGCCCTGGACGGTGACGGATGAACGCTCTGGCCTCGTTCCTCACACTCTCGCTGCGCTCGCGTTCGCGGCGCATCATCGGGCTGGCAGCATTCGGCGTCGTGTTCCTCGCGGCAGGCGCCACGGCGCGCGTCTTTACGGGGAGTGCTCACGGTCACGTCGAGCTCGAGCGGCTCTTCGAGCTCGGTGGCACGACGCTGGTCTCCGCGCTGCTCCTGCTCGGCTGGCTCATCGGGCGGTTCCCCATGATCGCGACGCTGGTCCTGATGAGCGGGATCTTCAGCGACGATGGTGATCGCGGCTACGCGCGGCTCTACGCCGTCCGGCCGCAGTCGCTCATCATGCTGTATGCAGCGCGCATGCTCATGTTCGGAGCGATCGCGTTCTGCATGAGCGCCCTGCTCATCCCGGGATTCGACCTGCTGATCCTGAACGAATGGAGCGGCTCCGGCGTATTCGCGCTGATCGGCGCGCAGGTCCTCATATACGGCTCGCTCACCGCACTGCTCAGCGTCATCGCACGCGGCGACGCATGGATCGCACTCTTCCTCGGACTGCTCGCCACAGTGTGGTACGCGCTGCGCCGGATGGACTTCTTCCAGAGCGCCGCACCGTTCATCCGCGAAACGGTGTCTGTGCTGCTGCCGCCGCAGGGCGCGCTGCTGCAGGTGGAAGCGGCATTCGCCGCAGGCCAGCCCGCCCCATCAGAGGCAATGCTGTACATCGCGATCTATGCCTCGCTGGTGCTGATCCTGGCCGGAGTGGCGCTCGCCCGACGCGAGATCTGACGACCGTCACGCAACGGCGCGGCGCACAACGCGGGGCGCAGAGGTGCGGGGCTCGCCGCCGATCAATCGGACAGCACGTGGAGAATCAGCGGGGTCACATCCGTCAGTGAGCGGAGCCGCGCGGCCAGGGCCGCATGGCCGCGACCGACCACCATCCCCAGCGCGGGATTACGAGTGTGGCCTGTCCGGACATCCTCGATGTTGCCGTGATCACTCGCGAGAACGATGAGCAGGTCCTCGTTCCCCGTCTCGAGCACGCCGGCGAGAAACGCATCCAGCCTTTCGAGCGCGCCCACAGCCGCCTGCATGTCGCGTTGATGCCCGGCGTAATCGGTGCTGTAATGCGCGAACAGTGTCAGGTCGTTGCGTGCAGCAATGCGAGCGAGGTTACGGCCTGCGTGCGCCGCGTCGATGATCGGCACGTTCCTGCGACCGAGCCGTTCACGCCATCCCTCATTGGTGAGCTCACTGGCAACGGCATCGCCGCGCTCGAGATCCGGCGTATGACGGGTCAGGAGGTTCGCGCCCAGCGCCGCGAGCGGCGGACCGGCACGGAGGAACGCGGGACCGCGCCGCACACTGCGGGTTCTGTCGCGCGCAACGGCGGGCCCGGCGCCGCCGGGCAGCTGGTTCAGCTCTTCGGGATACGCATTCGCGAATGCCACGCGATGCCCCGCGTCGAGCGCGCGTGCCAGAACACTCTGCTCCCGTACGAACGTCCTGAGGCGTGATGGGACCCATGGGCCGAAGTGACGGCCATGCATCTCTACGGCGTTCGCGCCCGTCAACAGAGACGCCTGGCCGGTACCGCTCTGGGGAATGCCTTCGAAGCCGAGCGTTGCATCCAGTGCGACCAGTGACGCCCGCTCGGCCGTCGCAGGTGCGGCGCGGAGCGTGATTGTGTCGCCGTCCAGCAGCTCGCTGAACGTCGGCAGCCGCGCAACGACCAGCGGATTGATGTCGGGCTCCGACATGCCGAGTCCGACGCCATCGACGAAGAACAGCAGAACGCGCGGCACTCCTCACACCCGATATGTCGCGGGTAGCGTGCAGGCAGGACTCATCGTGTCCATGAGCGCTTCATCCCAGCAACGCATCGCGAACGGCGGTCGCTTCCACACCATCGATTTCCACAACCTTCGAGCGGCCCGTGTCGCCGGTGAGTACGCGCACCCGCGATCGCGCGACGCCCACGCGTTTCGCGATGTGGCGTATGAGCTCCTCGTTCGCCGCACCGTCAACGGGCGGGGCCGCCAGACGGATCCTGATCGAGCCGTCGTGCTCGCCGACGATCTCCGTTCGTGACGCCCGCGGCTGCGCGCGAACACGAACGTGCACGGAGCTCTCTCGCTGCGTGATCATCACGCGGCGATAGCGGCGGCCGGTCGCCACGGCGGTACACTCTCTTCCACCGCCGCGGCCGCTGCTATGGTGAGGTGATCGTTGCCGCGACGACTCGAGAACTGGACTGCCAGCGGCAGCCCCTTCCCGTCGAAGCCGAACGGAGCAGCAGTGGCGGGAACCCGCAAGGCATTGAATACCGCCGTGTACAGAAAATCGAACGGGCGAAGGATGGCCGAATTGTGTCGCGGCGCAGGGCGTGGATGCACGGGAGAAACCAGCACGGCGTCTTCGCCCAGGAGCTCCCGGAAGCGATGCGTCAGCCAGCGGGATTCGCGCAGTGCCCTGCGGAACGCGCGGTCCTTCTTTCGCCCGATGCGCTCGCCTATGCAGAAGAACAGTGCGGGCCACGAGTAGCGGCCCCTGCCCGCGAGCGCGAGCAGCACTTCCAGCTCGAGAAACATCCCGCGACCACCCGACAGGAGGTCCGCAAAGGCCGGTCCGCCGACATTCTGCAGCGCTGCGAACCAGATGTCACCGGCATGTTCCAGGAGCCGCGCCGGCGCTTCACTGACGATCGCACCGCGGGCTTCCAGCACGCGGCCAGCATCCGCGACGGCCGCGGCAACATCAGGGGCCGCCGATCCGGCGCGCCGGATAACCGGACTCGGAAGCAGCAGGACCCGACGGCCGCGCCAGTCCACGCTGCGCGGGTCATGAAATGCAAGCGGCTCCGCATTCGGATCGACGCCGTCGCGGCCCGCCATCACCCGCATGAGGGGTGCGATGTCGACGGCTGAGCGCGTCAACGTGCCAATGCTTACGTATGGTGCCGTCTTCGCCGTGCCGGCGTCAGGGCCCTGCGCATAGACCGGGTAGTGCCCCGTCAGAGGCAGCAGCCCCGACGTCGGCTTGTGACCATACACGCCGCAGAACCCCGCCGGCATGCGGACCGATCCGCCGATGTCGCTGCCGATGCCGAACACGGAGCCGCCCGCTCCCACCACGGCGCCCTCACCGCCGGAGCTGCCGCCGGGCGTATGCTGCACGTTATGCGGGTTGCTCGTCCTGCCATACACGCCGTTGTACGACTCGAACCACATCCCCCACTCCGGCACATTCGTCACACCGAGCAGGATCGCGCCCGCCTCACGCAGCCGACGGACCACGGTCGCGTCACGCAGCCCCGTACGCCCCACTCTCGCCCGGCTGCCCAGCGTGTGCGGCATGCCCTCGACCTCTATCAGCTCCTTGACCGTGAACGGGACCCCCAGCAGCGGTCGCGGATGCGACGATGTCTCGTACTCGCGTTCCGCCGCCTCCGCCTCCTGCCGCGCTGCCGCGAAGCGGTCGGCCACTACACAGTTGAGTAACGGATTCACCGCCCCTACCCGGCTGATGTGCGCCTCCAGCAGCGCGACCGGCGACAGCTCCCGCCGCCGCATGCGCTCCGTCAGCGAGCACAGTCCGTCCGCAAGCACCTCGCCCTCGGGCGACCCATCCCGCGAGACGCGCTGGTCCACCGTTTCCGCCATGAATCCTTCCTGCTCCCACAGGGCCAAATATCCTCGTCCCCGAACAACTGGACCCGCACGCGCACAGTGCTCTCCCGTGCACGAACCGCCACGCCTGACCGCCAGGGGGCGCATCCGGTTGACACCGCGAACGTTGGCGTTGTCCGTCTGAAACGCACCGAAAAATAGCCGGCCGGGCCGGCGCATGCACGCCTCGACCTGGCGACGATATGAACTGGCCCGCTTGTTGCCATTTCGGAAGGCAACTTTACGGGAGGCAATAATGCTCTGGACAATCGTAATTATCCTGTTGGTGCTGTGGCTGCTCGGCTTCCTCAGCGGTTCGGTCGGCGGTCTGATCCACATCCTGCTGGTCATCGCGATCATCGTGGTTCTGATCCGCGTGATTCAGGGACGCAGACCCGTCTGACCTGCGTGGTACAGGAAGCCACCCGAGGTGGCTGACACATGCGGTTGAGAGGGGTCCGGCATAGCGCCGGGCCCCTTTCGTTTTGTGCGTCCCGGTTCCGGTAGCCGCGTCATGTCAGGTTGCGACCGTGCTCTGCATTGCGGCATCTTGGCGCTCTGAGGCGAGACCCGAATCCGCAAAGAGGGACGATGAAGAACTTGCTGCGTCTGACCGCCACTGCCGTGGCCATCGCTGTCGCGACCGGCTGCGCTTCACGACAGAACCCGGAAGCCGCGGGCGCGCGGAATGGTGCGCCGGGCGTGGCCCGGGCGGCCGCGACACCGGGCGAGGCGGCGGTCCCGCGGAGTGGGGCGGTGCCCGCCCGCACCGGGGTCCAGGGTACGGATACCGTTCGCTACGAAGTCTCGTTTCCGCATGCATCGCGGCACGAGGCGGAGATCAGCGTGGCGTACACCGGCCTGCCGCCACGGCCGCTCGAGCTGCGCATGAGCAGGTCATCGCCGGGCCGCTATGCGCTTCACGAGTTCGGCAAGAACGTCTACAACGTGCGAGCCGTGGACGGGGGCGGCCGTGAGCTGGAGGTGACCCGCCCCAATCCCCATCAGTGGGATGTTCACGGTCACGATGGCACTGTACGCGTGTCGTACACGCTGTTCGGCGATCACGCGGATGGCACGTATACGGGCATTGATGTCACGCATGCGCACATGAACATGCCGGCGACGTTCATGTGGGCGCGCAACACGGGGGAGCGGCCGATCGCGATCACCATCCGCGTGCCGGAAGGGTCCGGCTGGAAGGTGGCAACCCAGCTGCGGCAGACAGGTGACAGCGCGCGCTTCGTCGCGCCGCACCTTCAGTACTTCCTGGACAGTCCGACCGAGGTGAGCGCCTTCGACTTGCGGGAGTGGGAGTCAGGTGGCCAGCGCATCCGCATCGCGATGCATCACCTGGGCAGGGCGGCACAGCTGGAAGAATACACGATGCACACACGCCGGATCGTTGCGGAGCAGGCAGCGGTCTTCGGTGAGCTGCCCGAATTCGATTTCGGCGCATACACGTTCATTGCCGATTACCTGCCGTGGGTGCGCGGCGACGGTATGGAGCATCGCAACTCGACGATTCTGACGAGTACGGCTTCGCTCGAGAGCAACATGATCGGACTGCTGGGCACCGTGGCCCACGAGTTTTTTCATGCGTGGAACGTGGAGCGGATCCGGCCGGCGGCACTCGAACCGTTCGACTTCGAGGAAGCGAACATGTCGGGCGAGCTGTGGTTCGCGGAGGGCTTCACCAGCTATTACGGGCCGCTCTCGCTGCGGCGCGCAGGAGTCTATGATGATGCCCGTTACGCTTCGTCGCTGACCGGCGCGATCAACACGATCCTGAATGCACCGGGCCGCGATTTCTTCTCGCCCGTGGAGATGAGCATGCAGGCGCCGTTCGTGGATGCGGCGACATCGGTCGATGCACAGAATCGCGCGAACACG
This window contains:
- a CDS encoding phosphatase PAP2 family protein — its product is MVSRDPSGGERRHSTRGASSAPRNALYTILRFIARHVRGFWGALAAFLTAGLALSIAAAAVFGLLAGIVHGGGTQTVDERVLQWFAAHRSPLLDEIMFDITTLGDGVVLIMIAVIASVFLWITKHHWSVYILIVGMIGGKILNTVLKSAFDRNRPSVVEWFYEVTSPSFPSGHAMGAFIGYGTVAYLVGRLSPTRRLRHVTWFIASVTIVAIGVSRMYLGVHYPSDVIAGFLAGLAWLAFVASSVTAVRFFAPRRPETAIEERDLDAGGAGDEPAAPDESADVPVQTRDF
- a CDS encoding ABC transporter ATP-binding protein — its product is MIELREVTKRYGRRGAAPEAVRALSLTFSPGTVWAVVGPNGAGKSTLLSLLLGFIRPTEGAITIAGETPRDYLREHGAGYLPERFSLPARWRAGEALRMFSRLERVPAADAERTVELLGLAPHLDKRAGELSRGLLQRVGLAQALLARRSLIVLDEPTEGLDPVWRVRLRDIVAELRAESRTMVIASHDLSEIERIADRALVLDSGAVRDLLDVRGPDITAEYRLRLDAPCAAVAEAFPGADQLNDREYLVHVTGAAELSQRLGGLIALGAVIAAVEPVRRDLEERVRTALDGDG
- a CDS encoding alkaline phosphatase family protein — its product is MPRVLLFFVDGVGLGMSEPDINPLVVARLPTFSELLDGDTITLRAAPATAERASLVALDATLGFEGIPQSGTGQASLLTGANAVEMHGRHFGPWVPSRLRTFVREQSVLARALDAGHRVAFANAYPEELNQLPGGAGPAVARDRTRSVRRGPAFLRAGPPLAALGANLLTRHTPDLERGDAVASELTNEGWRERLGRRNVPIIDAAHAGRNLARIAARNDLTLFAHYSTDYAGHQRDMQAAVGALERLDAFLAGVLETGNEDLLIVLASDHGNIEDVRTGHTRNPALGMVVGRGHAALAARLRSLTDVTPLILHVLSD
- a CDS encoding DUF167 domain-containing protein translates to MATGRRYRRVMITQRESSVHVRVRAQPRASRTEIVGEHDGSIRIRLAAPPVDGAANEELIRHIAKRVGVARSRVRVLTGDTGRSKVVEIDGVEATAVRDALLG
- a CDS encoding amidase, whose translation is MAETVDQRVSRDGSPEGEVLADGLCSLTERMRRRELSPVALLEAHISRVGAVNPLLNCVVADRFAAARQEAEAAEREYETSSHPRPLLGVPFTVKELIEVEGMPHTLGSRARVGRTGLRDATVVRRLREAGAILLGVTNVPEWGMWFESYNGVYGRTSNPHNVQHTPGGSSGGEGAVVGAGGSVFGIGSDIGGSVRMPAGFCGVYGHKPTSGLLPLTGHYPVYAQGPDAGTAKTAPYVSIGTLTRSAVDIAPLMRVMAGRDGVDPNAEPLAFHDPRSVDWRGRRVLLLPSPVIRRAGSAAPDVAAAVADAGRVLEARGAIVSEAPARLLEHAGDIWFAALQNVGGPAFADLLSGGRGMFLELEVLLALAGRGRYSWPALFFCIGERIGRKKDRAFRRALRESRWLTHRFRELLGEDAVLVSPVHPRPAPRHNSAILRPFDFLYTAVFNALRVPATAAPFGFDGKGLPLAVQFSSRRGNDHLTIAAAAAVEESVPPWRPAAAIAA
- a CDS encoding lmo0937 family membrane protein, which produces MLWTIVIILLVLWLLGFLSGSVGGLIHILLVIAIIVVLIRVIQGRRPV
- a CDS encoding PDZ domain-containing protein, with protein sequence MKNLLRLTATAVAIAVATGCASRQNPEAAGARNGAPGVARAAATPGEAAVPRSGAVPARTGVQGTDTVRYEVSFPHASRHEAEISVAYTGLPPRPLELRMSRSSPGRYALHEFGKNVYNVRAVDGGGRELEVTRPNPHQWDVHGHDGTVRVSYTLFGDHADGTYTGIDVTHAHMNMPATFMWARNTGERPIAITIRVPEGSGWKVATQLRQTGDSARFVAPHLQYFLDSPTEVSAFDLREWESGGQRIRIAMHHLGRAAQLEEYTMHTRRIVAEQAAVFGELPEFDFGAYTFIADYLPWVRGDGMEHRNSTILTSTASLESNMIGLLGTVAHEFFHAWNVERIRPAALEPFDFEEANMSGELWFAEGFTSYYGPLSLRRAGVYDDARYASSLTGAINTILNAPGRDFFSPVEMSMQAPFVDAATSVDAQNRANTFISYYTWGAGLGLALDLAIRTRFDGLTLDDFMRAMWRRHGVHQENQTPLRPYTIDDLRITLGETVSDTAFANEFFRRYIHGREAPDYAALLAHAGILVRQAQPPRASIGAPRLNEQDGVVTVSGPVLVGTALYDAGVSPGDRIVSLNGRAIDSAAALEAVVNAARMGDSIAITFEQRGVQLTRTVRVGEDRTLEVLLYEDAGMDVTAAMRQFRAAWLSPKAAGR